Genomic DNA from Candidatus Paceibacterota bacterium:
CGGTTTCAGGTCTATTTCACCGCCCTAATCGGGCTGCTTTTCACCTTTCCCTCACGGTACTAGTTCACTATCGATCTTTAAGAGTATTTAGCCTTAGCGGTTAGTTCCGCTAGATTCCCCCCGGCCACTCATGTCCTGGGGTACTCAAGAATAACAATAAAAGAGATAAATTATTTTCGCTCATGGGACTATCACCTCCTATGGTGTTGCTTTCCAGCAACTTAAGCTAATAACTTATTTTTTGACTCCTCTTTAAATAAATAAATATTGTCATCTTACAACCCCCCTGTATTGCTACAGAGGTTTGGGCTTCTTCCTTTTCGCTCGCCGCTACTAAGGAAATAAAATTTTTTTCTTTTCCTCCTGGTACTGAGATGTTTCACTTCCCAGGGTATGCTCTTTTATCATAAAGATAAAAATTATCAAGGTTTACTTGATAGGGTTTCCCCATTCGGAAATCTCCGGATCAAAGGTTGCTAAGCACCTCCCCGAAGCTTATCGCAGCAACGCCACGTCCTTCATCGCCTCTTAAAGTCTAGGCATCCACCGTACGCCCTTAAATTTCCTGTTAAGAAATTTGAAAATCACAAACCGCTGATTTTTATCTCAGCGGAAAAACAAAGCCAAAGTTTAACAGAATATTCTTTCACGACCGCTCGCTACTAAAATATTTTTTGGCTTTTTTCTGCCTCCAACAAAAAAGACCCCTCTAACGTTGGGACAGAAATTAAATTTTCAAAGTGTCATTCGTCCTGATTTTTCACCTGCCCCGTACGAAGCCATGCTTTCGTTCGGGGACAAAAAAACCGCCTTTCGGGCGGCCAACAGACAAAAGAAAGTCTGCAATTAGCGCCGCCTTTTTAAACTGTTTCTTGTGTTTATCATACTGATTAAACTAGTCTATACTAAGAGCTTTATTATGTCAAATACTTATATAAAAGGATTATGTTAATAAACATGTGGATAGCATAAAAGACACCCGAGAGGGTGCCTTTTATGCAAAAAATATGTTATTTTCAATCTTAATTAACCGCACAAGACGAACCATCAACACTACTGAAACCAGAGTAGGAAGTACAACCTGATCGGAAATTTGAAGCATTACCACAAGGACCACCATCTACAGAACTATAGCCAGAAACTGAAGTGCATCCACAACGAAAACCAGTGTTTGAGTCAAATCCACCAACTGAACAAGTTGAAACTGGAACAGGTGTTGGTGTGGGAGTTGGGAAACAAGGTAAGCCATCAATTGAATTGAACCCCGTAGCCGAAGTGCATCCGCAACGAAAACCAGTATTTGAATCAAAACCTCCAATTGAGCAAGTTGAAGTAGTAGCCGAGTCTACTGTTAAAGTAAATTGTTTTGTAGCAGAAATCGAACCGTTTGAAGCAGTTAAAGAAAAGTTATAAGTTCCTTTAGTTGTTGGTGTACCCAAGATACTCAACCCCTCAGCCATTATTAAACCAGTGGGTAAATTCCCAGAAGATACTGACCAAACGTAATTATTCCACGCAAGATCTTTTAGTCCACCTACTGCTATTGGAGTAAATACGTACTTGGTTCCGACTTTTGCATTTGGTAATAGAGATAAACTAGTAATAATTATGGGAGAAACTGAACAAGGCTCACCACTTATTGAACTAAATCCTGAAGTTGAAGTGCAACCACATTTAAAAAATGTTGATGAATCATACCCATTTACGCAAGTTGAAGATGTTGAATTTGAAGTTACTGGTGTTGAAATGACGGAATTAGAAACCTCTAAAGCTTTTATTGATCTAGGACCCACTACTCCGTCAGCCTTTAATCCTGCATTAGCTTGAAAAGCCTTAACTATTATTTGAGTTCTAGTTCCAAATTTTCCGTCAGAAATTAAACCTAAATGCAACTGTAAACAAGCGACCTCATCGCCAGTTGAGCCAATTCGCAGAGTACTATTAATTGTGCAATTAGAAGAAACTGTAACAGCACTAACAGATTTTAAACTAAAAGTAAATAATAAAGTAAAAACAAAAACAAACAACGCAAATTTATATTTTTTCATAAAAAATTTTTATATTTTAATTTTAATAATTTAGACTAGTTTATAATTACTTTTTTGCTTTCGGTAAAACTTTTGATTCTAAGGTTATCACGCGGTGCTCGAGTTCTTTATAAGTAATTCTGGAAACTTTATTATCAGCGAAATCATCCATACGGCGACCAAGACCCTCTATTTGGTTTGAGAGTCGGGCATCAATATGGTCAACTTTATTATCTAAAGAAGTAAAACCTTCTTTCATATAACTTTCCATTCTTGATATTCGCAAATCAAGACTCTTTATGCCTGAGCCCAACCCTTGCATCATGCGACCCAAATCTGTGTTTGTAACTTCTTCTTTTTTAGCTATCTTCTTTTTCATTAAATCCATTATAAACCCTGCTTAAAAAATGTCAAAAAACTGTACAGTTAACCATATGAGGTGACAAATATGATAGATTGGGGTGACAAAGGTTAACTATTAATATTTTAAAGGGCGAAAGCTGAAAAGCATCTATGGCCAACAAAAATCAAAAGTGTGCGTATGAAACAAAAGTAAGGCAAAAGTGGTATTTCTTGGTAGAGAAAACAGGCAAGACAGTAGATGAGGTTTGTGATTTGTATTTCATTTCACGGAAGACATATTACAAGTGGAGAGAAAAAGATCTGGGAAGCAGAGCCCATACTTCAAAAAAAGAACATCCGGAAACAAAAATCAAAGGAGAGATTAAAATATTCATTTCAGAACAAAAAATGAAAATTAATTATGGACCACTTAAAATGAAACTTCTAATTAAAAGAAGATTTAACGTAAATATTTCAACTACTGCTATTTACAAATTCTACAAAAAGAAAAATCTCATCTTTCGTCCTCAAAAGAAATTACAATGGTATGCACCAATCAAAGATGCTGTGATTCCAAGGGTTCCGGGAGATGTAGTGCAAATGGATGCCAAATATGTTTGGGAAGACAATATGCGTCAATACCAGCGCACATTCATTGATATTTATACTGGAATGCAATTCGCAGTGGTAACGACTACCATGACTGCCGAAGATACCATTAACGCTTTCCTTTTTGGCTGAACAAAATTTTCCATTTAAGATTCTCGGAATTCAAAGCGACAATGGCAGTGAAAATCGAGGAGATTTTCACAAATATTTGGTGGAAAAAGGCATCGCTCATTATTTCATTCCAAAATCATCTCCTACTTGGGATGGAGCAGTGGAGAGAGCCCATGGAGTGATTGATCAAGAACATTATCTTAATCCTAGAAGAACTTGGAAAACGCTCGAAGAGTATCTGCACTTTTACAATCACGAAAGAATCCATTTAGGAAAATATTTAAATGGCATGGTTCCGGTCGAGAAACTGAATTATTATTTATCCACAGTGTCACCCTTGAAGGTTAACTGAACAACTTTCTATGTTGACATCTTTTTCGGTTAAACTATTTCAACTTGTCGCCTGAGTAGTCGCGGGCAAAATACTAGAAATTACGAATAGCAATGCGTTGCCAATTAATAAACTTTTTATTTTTTTAAATATCTCCTCCATAAAAATTTTTTAATCGTATAGGCAATGGCAAGTCCTAATATGATTATAAGCCAATTCTCGTAATTTTCGTACCATCCAAGTGGATTTCGCGGATTGATTTTCACTATTCTTTCGTTGCCCGCTTTATCAACCGCTTTCACAAAAACATAACTTCTCAATTCTTGATCTTGTAAAATATAAGGAGATTCTCTAGAGATCCATTTTGAAAATATATCCAAAAATCTCTGCTGTGTTTCTTTTATCTCATAGTGGTCAATTCCCAATCTTTTGTCTTGAGTGGCGAATACCAAAAACCATTTTCCGTTGGCTATTGCAGGATTCTGCGCAATCGCTGGCGCAAATGATTCGGGCGGTTCTTTGTCAATAATTGAAGAAACCGATGATACTCTTGCCGCTTGAGAAATAGTAAATTGGTAAGGAGAAATTGAAAGTAATGCTTCGGTGCCTTTGCCGTCATTGAGCAAAGTTTTCGCTTCATGAAGTTCAATCGTGGCTTGACCTTCTTTTTTTGAAACAAATATCAAGGTAAACAGTAATCCCCGCGGGCCCTGATAACCGCCCGGGATTATTCCAGAAAAAGCGATCTGACCATCAGATTCAATTTTCGGTTTATCAACCCAAAAGTTAACTATTGAGTTTGCGTCTCGTACTTCTTCCAATTCCAGAAGATCGATTGGAAATGTTATTTCCCCTTCAATGGCATTGATTGCCTCATTGTCGGTATTTAACAGCATCTCCATCTGGAATTGCTGACCAACCGCCACTTCTTGAACTTTCGTGTTAAAAGAAATTTCGGCGGCAAAAACAAAAGGCCCGGAAAATAGAAAAGAGAAGGTGGAAAGTAAAATAATAATTTTTTTTTGAATTTTGATCATATTTTTATCCTGTCCAATAAAACGCCATAATGCTGAAATCAATTAGGTCAACTTTACCGTCGCCATTAAGATCGACCGAGGCGGGTGGATTAGCTCGTTTGTGCCAATAAGCGGCAATAGAAAAATCAACAAGATTCACGCGTCCGTCGCCACTCATATCGCCTTTTAGCGCTTTTGTCGGTTTCACTAAAACCGTTTTTGTACCAACGGTAAAACCCAATACTTTGCTAAAAGGACTAAAGGTGCCGGAAAGTGCGGCTTTAGATTTCGCGTAATGCTGTCCCATGTCAAGCTGAGATGTGTCAAAATTATACAAATAGGCGCCACTGGCATCGGCAAGTGTTTTTCCGTAATATTCTTCATCTGAATTAATTGTGATAGTAATATCCGCCTGCGGCACTGTTTGGCCAAAAATCGCAACATTTTCACCCCTTTTTACTTCACTTTTATCAACTGCGATGGATGGAGCGATAAAGAT
This window encodes:
- a CDS encoding peptidoglycan-binding domain-containing protein, which produces MKKYKFALFVFVFTLLFTFSLKSVSAVTVSSNCTINSTLRIGSTGDEVACLQLHLGLISDGKFGTRTQIIVKAFQANAGLKADGVVGPRSIKALEVSNSVISTPVTSNSTSSTCVNGYDSSTFFKCGCTSTSGFSSISGEPCSVSPIIITSLSLLPNAKVGTKYVFTPIAVGGLKDLAWNNYVWSVSSGNLPTGLIMAEGLSILGTPTTKGTYNFSLTASNGSISATKQFTLTVDSATTSTCSIGGFDSNTGFRCGCTSATGFNSIDGLPCFPTPTPTPVPVSTCSVGGFDSNTGFRCGCTSVSGYSSVDGGPCGNASNFRSGCTSYSGFSSVDGSSCAVN
- a CDS encoding cohesin domain-containing protein, translating into MIKIQKKIIILLSTFSFLFSGPFVFAAEISFNTKVQEVAVGQQFQMEMLLNTDNEAINAIEGEITFPIDLLELEEVRDANSIVNFWVDKPKIESDGQIAFSGIIPGGYQGPRGLLFTLIFVSKKEGQATIELHEAKTLLNDGKGTEALLSISPYQFTISQAARVSSVSSIIDKEPPESFAPAIAQNPAIANGKWFLVFATQDKRLGIDHYEIKETQQRFLDIFSKWISRESPYILQDQELRSYVFVKAVDKAGNERIVKINPRNPLGWYENYENWLIIILGLAIAYTIKKFLWRRYLKK